CGAGGTATTCGAGGTACTTTTCGGTGACGAAGGCGATGGGAATGTCGAGAATGTCGATTTCGTGGCTCTTGCAGAGGAAGAGCAACAGATCGAGGGGTCCCTCGAACTCCGGCAGGACCACCCGGTACGTGAGGTTGTCCGGGATCTCGGGCCCCTGACCTTCGGGCGCAGGGGCGCGTTCGCGCCCCGAGGGCGTGTTGGCCACCTCTGAGGTGTCCGCCGCTTCACTCATGCCGCCAACAAACCGTGAATCAACCGCAGCCAGTAATCGTAAAGATGAAACGCGGGCGTGAACCACAGGGACAAAAGCCCCGTGAACATCAGGCCCAAGAGCACCAACATGCCCCAGCGCTGCAAGAAGTCCACAATCCCCTGAAGAGAGGGCGGCAGGAACCAGGCCAGTACGGCTCCCCCGTCCAGCGGCGGGATCGGCAAGAGATTGAAGACCATCAACACGAAGTTGAGGCGGATCAGGTGCTCTTCCACGACGAGCAGCAGGGAATTGCTGGCAACGCCCACCCTCACCAAAACCACCATCACGAGCGAGCTCACCACCATGAGCACGAGGTTCATGGCCGGCCCCGCTATCGCGACGAACATGTGGCCCGTGGCGCGGGAGAACCGCCGGGTGTAGGCGGCCGTGTTGGTTTGGACCGGCTTGCCCCAACCCAGCAGGGGAAACGACGAAAACATCGCCACGAGCGGGAAGACGATGGTGCCCATCAGGTCGGCGTGGCGCAGGGGGTTCAGCGTCAGCCGCCCCTGGGACCGGGGCAGCGGGTCGCCCAAACGGGACGCCACCAGCGCGTGGCCGTATTCATGGACCGCTATGCTGAGGATCAGCGCAATCAAAAACAAAATTGCGCGCTGCACCAAGTCTGGAGAAATACTGCCCACGAATCGCCTGCCGGGAAAATGTCTGCCCGGTATAGCCGAGCCCCATGAGGATCTCAACGATCAGGGCCCCCGGGCTCCCGTTTCGCGCGGCGCCGCGCGCAAGTCTGCAAGAAGCCTACAAAAACCCACCTACAACGCAGTGCGAGCGGCGGCCTCACGACCGAGGATGGAATTTGTCGTAGACACGGCGCAGGTGGCTGCGAGACACGTGCGTATAGATCTCGGTCGTGCCGATGTCGGCGTGACCCAGCATGGCCTGGACCGAGCGCAGGTCGGCCCCCCTCTCCACGAGGTGGGTGGCAAAGGAGTGCCGCAGCTTGTGGGGCGAGATCGGGCGGGTGATGCCGGCGGCCAGAGCATACTGGTTGAGCTGCTTCCAAAAGGCCTGCCGTGTGAGGGGGCGGCCGAGGCGCGAAAGGAACAGGAACTCGGCCATGCGCTGATTGGGAGCCCGCGTGACCAGCGAGAGGCGAGCCCCTTCGAGATACATCCGAAGCAGGATCACCGCGGCCTGCCCCAAGGGCACCAGACGCTCCTTGCTGCCCTTGCCCATCGTCCGCAAGTACCCGGCGAGCAGGTTGAGGTCGCCGAGCTTCAGCTTGACGAGCTCCGAGACACGCAGCCCCGTGGCGTAGAGGGTCTCGAGCATCGCGGCGTCTCGGAGTCCCAAAGGATGGCTGCGGTCGGGGGCGGCGAGCAGCGCCTCCACCTCGGGGGAGGTTAGAAACGAAGGCAGCTTTCGCCCGAAGCGCGGCAGGTCAAGATTCTCGGTGGGATCGTTCGCCAGGAGGCGTTCATCCTTCAAAAACCGAAAGAACTGCCTGAGCGCAATGAGCTTGCGCGCCTGGGAGCGCGCGCCGATGGAGGTCTCCGTCAGCTGGGCCACGAAGTCGAGCACGTCGAGGGGTGTGATGGCTTCGACGCCCGCCGTCTTCCGTTCGACCAGGAACGCGATGAAGCTCCCCACGTCTTGGCCGTACGCCCCCACCGTGGCAGGCGCGAGCCTCCGTTCCACCTTGAGGTGGTCGAGAAACATCTGAAGTGCGCTGTCCATGCCGAATCGTGTCCTGGGACCATGCTCGCCGGCGCACACCTGCCACGCAAGTTCGCACACCCTGAAACGCACGCCCGCCGTCTTCGCCCGACCGGTGGCGCCCCGCGCCGAGACATGACAAGGTCCAAAGGCCCGCACCCCTCCCCTCGAGCCAAGGAGCAGCCATGTACCCGCCCCGCATCACACGCCACGCTGCCATCCGCCGCTGGGCCCTCCGCCTGACCTCGCTTGCCGCCCTCTGGGTGTGCCTTGCGGCCGGCGCCCGGGCCACGT
The DNA window shown above is from Myxococcales bacterium and carries:
- a CDS encoding site-2 protease family protein; its protein translation is MQRAILFLIALILSIAVHEYGHALVASRLGDPLPRSQGRLTLNPLRHADLMGTIVFPLVAMFSSFPLLGWGKPVQTNTAAYTRRFSRATGHMFVAIAGPAMNLVLMVVSSLVMVVLVRVGVASNSLLLVVEEHLIRLNFVLMVFNLLPIPPLDGGAVLAWFLPPSLQGIVDFLQRWGMLVLLGLMFTGLLSLWFTPAFHLYDYWLRLIHGLLAA
- the xerD gene encoding site-specific tyrosine recombinase XerD, whose protein sequence is MDSALQMFLDHLKVERRLAPATVGAYGQDVGSFIAFLVERKTAGVEAITPLDVLDFVAQLTETSIGARSQARKLIALRQFFRFLKDERLLANDPTENLDLPRFGRKLPSFLTSPEVEALLAAPDRSHPLGLRDAAMLETLYATGLRVSELVKLKLGDLNLLAGYLRTMGKGSKERLVPLGQAAVILLRMYLEGARLSLVTRAPNQRMAEFLFLSRLGRPLTRQAFWKQLNQYALAAGITRPISPHKLRHSFATHLVERGADLRSVQAMLGHADIGTTEIYTHVSRSHLRRVYDKFHPRS